In the Cystobacter fuscus DSM 2262 genome, one interval contains:
- a CDS encoding N,N-dimethylformamidase beta subunit family domain-containing protein — translation MGQGRNVSRQSLFAMGCLLGLLMGCTQNPTPPPVRGGEQNPIQDPDAGTPILVDGGVKQPPSGPGDAGTPPEPHDAQRIRKENARPGTSAWRITKGANQNEIDGYALESTVSPGQRVSIAVSVKDGPRKFSWEVYRLGYYGGLGGREVARGGPLQAVPQGACPPQRPTGLVSCTWRPTLEIETDAKWVPGVYLVKLVREDNLQRYVPFFVRDPRPGAEVMVIIPTQTWQAYNAWGGTSLYDDKYSITGVGRAFQASFDRPYYRGQGSGHLMDDEQGLILWLEAQGLDVAYVTDEEMDRSGEILDEAKVFIMSGHDEYWTRAQRDRADKAQAEGRSLINLGANQAYWQVRLEPSADGRPRRIVTCYKGDKRDTVSLKSPDWTGKFRDLAPKRPENELLGVMFSARWHQFAHPTVITQEDHWALAGTGLKNGDIIWRANGYEQDQLVENGKSPGNVAVLAESPALSLQGGFGFGQMVVFRKGKAWVFSAGGIDFVHVLGNSDSGNPRAARIVANVLYKGLGREVPDNLVTLTPKPLPPPRIPAPATVRTVAGLAGKRGDQDGPPGRGLLAAPVAVAVLPGGGWAVADALANKVKRVSPDGSVSTLSHVRLNGPLGIAADAQGNVYVSDSDNYCIRRITPDGTTTVFAGAEMQPGGMDGSALQARFNQPAGLFVTPAQELLVADLGNGVIRRIDLLAPGNPVSTLPANLWMYRPSAVAQGPDGTVYVVETGMMRVLKLSNGTVSVLAGAPPGGFADASGEDARMLPYVGIAVMPDGSVAFSDPGNYRVRRISPAGEVTTLAGSGRFGARDGRGADADFVVPGGLAVGTDGTLYVADSGNALLRAITP, via the coding sequence ATGGGACAGGGTCGAAACGTCAGCCGGCAATCGTTGTTCGCCATGGGGTGTCTGCTGGGACTCCTCATGGGATGTACGCAGAATCCTACCCCTCCTCCCGTTCGGGGGGGGGAGCAGAACCCCATTCAGGATCCAGACGCGGGCACGCCCATCCTGGTCGACGGAGGGGTGAAGCAGCCCCCGTCGGGTCCGGGAGACGCGGGGACGCCTCCCGAGCCGCATGACGCCCAGCGCATCCGCAAGGAGAACGCGCGTCCGGGGACGAGTGCCTGGCGCATCACCAAGGGCGCCAACCAGAACGAGATCGACGGCTACGCGCTCGAGTCCACGGTGTCGCCGGGACAGCGGGTGTCCATCGCGGTGTCGGTGAAGGACGGGCCGCGCAAGTTCTCCTGGGAGGTGTACCGGCTGGGCTACTACGGCGGGCTGGGAGGCCGGGAGGTGGCGCGCGGAGGTCCGCTGCAGGCGGTGCCCCAGGGCGCGTGCCCGCCGCAGCGGCCCACGGGGCTGGTGAGCTGCACCTGGCGGCCGACGCTGGAGATTGAAACGGACGCGAAGTGGGTGCCGGGCGTGTACCTGGTGAAGCTGGTGCGCGAGGACAACCTGCAGCGCTACGTGCCGTTCTTCGTGAGGGATCCGCGGCCGGGCGCCGAGGTGATGGTGATCATCCCCACCCAGACCTGGCAGGCGTACAACGCCTGGGGTGGCACCAGCCTCTACGACGACAAGTACAGCATCACGGGGGTGGGGCGTGCCTTCCAGGCCTCGTTCGATCGGCCCTACTACCGCGGCCAGGGCTCGGGCCACCTCATGGACGATGAGCAGGGGCTCATCCTGTGGCTGGAGGCGCAGGGGCTGGACGTGGCGTACGTCACCGACGAGGAGATGGACCGCAGCGGGGAGATCCTCGACGAGGCCAAGGTGTTCATCATGTCGGGGCACGATGAGTACTGGACGCGCGCGCAGCGCGACCGGGCCGACAAGGCGCAGGCCGAGGGCCGCTCGCTCATCAACCTCGGAGCGAACCAGGCCTACTGGCAGGTGCGGCTCGAGCCGTCGGCGGATGGCCGGCCGCGCCGGATCGTCACCTGCTACAAGGGCGACAAGCGCGACACGGTGAGCCTGAAGAGCCCGGACTGGACGGGGAAGTTCCGGGACCTGGCGCCCAAGCGTCCGGAGAACGAGCTGCTGGGCGTGATGTTCTCGGCGCGCTGGCACCAGTTCGCCCACCCCACGGTCATCACCCAGGAAGACCACTGGGCCCTGGCGGGCACGGGGCTGAAGAACGGCGACATCATCTGGCGCGCCAACGGCTACGAGCAGGATCAGCTGGTGGAGAATGGCAAGTCGCCCGGGAACGTGGCGGTGCTGGCCGAGTCCCCCGCGCTGTCGCTGCAGGGCGGCTTCGGCTTCGGGCAGATGGTGGTGTTCCGCAAGGGCAAGGCGTGGGTGTTCTCCGCGGGCGGCATCGACTTCGTGCACGTGCTGGGCAACAGCGACTCGGGCAACCCGCGTGCGGCGCGCATCGTGGCCAACGTGCTCTACAAGGGCCTGGGCCGGGAGGTGCCGGACAACCTGGTGACCCTCACGCCCAAGCCCCTGCCGCCGCCGAGGATTCCCGCGCCGGCCACGGTGCGCACGGTGGCGGGACTGGCCGGCAAGCGGGGAGACCAGGATGGTCCTCCGGGCCGGGGCCTGCTGGCCGCGCCGGTGGCGGTGGCGGTGCTGCCCGGGGGCGGCTGGGCGGTGGCGGACGCGTTGGCCAACAAGGTGAAGCGCGTGTCGCCGGATGGCTCCGTCTCCACGCTCTCGCACGTGCGGCTCAATGGCCCGCTGGGAATCGCCGCGGACGCGCAGGGCAACGTGTACGTGTCCGACTCGGACAACTACTGCATCCGCCGCATCACGCCGGACGGCACGACGACGGTGTTCGCCGGAGCGGAGATGCAGCCGGGCGGCATGGACGGCAGCGCCCTGCAGGCGCGCTTCAACCAGCCCGCGGGGCTCTTCGTCACCCCGGCGCAGGAGCTGCTGGTGGCGGACCTGGGCAATGGCGTCATCCGCCGCATCGATCTGCTCGCGCCGGGCAACCCCGTGTCCACGCTCCCGGCGAACCTGTGGATGTACCGGCCCTCGGCGGTGGCGCAGGGTCCGGACGGCACGGTGTACGTGGTGGAGACGGGGATGATGCGCGTGCTCAAGCTGTCCAACGGCACGGTGAGCGTGCTGGCCGGCGCGCCTCCGGGCGGCTTCGCGGACGCGAGCGGTGAGGACGCGCGCATGCTGCCCTACGTGGGCATCGCGGTGATGCCCGACGGGAGCGTGGCGTTCTCGGATCCGGGCAACTACCGGGTGCGGCGCATCTCCCCCGCGGGCGAGGTGACGACGCTGGCGGGTTCGGGACGCTTCGGCGCGCGGGATGGCCGGGGCGCGGACGCGGACTTCGTGGTGCCCGGTGGGCTCGCCGTGGGCACGGATGGGACGCTGTACGTGGCGGACTCGGGCAACGCGCTGCTGCGCGCCATCACCCCGTGA
- a CDS encoding ATP-binding protein, with translation MVSKVSGEVCGTCEGRTYVIERQGDRAHARVCSCSVRCPLCEGRGFTYEVKEQTFSAKVGPKRYEVLVPCVCQHRAKRVALFNDIGLPGVTSHASFENYRAANEAQDRARNLAMHFSHHFDKAGVNKGFMLSGPVGTGKTHLMAATLKHLVLELGLAARYVEISLLYATIRRGFQEGKSGGEIIGPLSDVAVLAIDEMGKGRGSQFEMETLDELIARRYNAGRTTLFATNYSLEPERRASRTAAPAGYHRPAEDAKSALREQELLRERVGERIYSRLCEMCTFVEMPKDTPDRRRLIQEADMRPGSPPTGSRGTGR, from the coding sequence ATGGTGAGCAAGGTGAGCGGCGAGGTGTGCGGCACGTGCGAGGGCCGGACGTACGTCATCGAGCGGCAGGGAGACCGGGCGCACGCCCGGGTGTGCTCGTGCTCCGTGCGCTGCCCCCTGTGTGAGGGCCGGGGGTTCACCTACGAGGTGAAGGAGCAGACCTTCAGCGCCAAGGTGGGCCCCAAGCGCTACGAGGTGCTCGTGCCGTGCGTGTGCCAGCACCGCGCCAAGCGCGTGGCGCTCTTCAACGACATCGGCCTGCCGGGAGTCACCTCGCACGCGAGCTTCGAGAACTACCGCGCCGCCAACGAGGCGCAGGATCGCGCGCGCAACCTGGCCATGCACTTCTCCCACCACTTCGACAAGGCGGGGGTGAACAAGGGCTTCATGCTGAGCGGCCCGGTGGGCACCGGCAAGACGCACCTGATGGCCGCCACGCTCAAGCACCTGGTGCTCGAGCTGGGCCTGGCGGCGCGCTACGTGGAGATCTCCCTGCTCTACGCCACCATCCGGCGCGGCTTCCAGGAGGGCAAGAGCGGTGGGGAGATCATCGGCCCGCTGTCGGACGTGGCCGTGCTGGCCATCGACGAGATGGGCAAGGGGCGCGGCAGCCAGTTCGAGATGGAGACGCTCGATGAGCTGATCGCCCGGCGCTACAACGCGGGCCGCACCACGCTCTTCGCGACGAACTACTCGCTGGAGCCGGAGCGCCGCGCCTCGCGCACGGCGGCACCCGCCGGCTACCACCGCCCCGCCGAGGACGCCAAGAGCGCCCTGCGCGAGCAGGAGCTGCTGCGCGAGCGCGTGGGCGAGCGCATCTACAGCCGGCTGTGCGAGATGTGCACCTTCGTGGAGATGCCCAAGGACACGCCCGATCGGCGCCGGCTCATCCAGGAGGCCGACATGCGTCCGGGCTCGCCTCCGACGGGCTCGCGCGGCACGGGCCGCTGA